One Gossypium hirsutum isolate 1008001.06 chromosome A11, Gossypium_hirsutum_v2.1, whole genome shotgun sequence genomic window carries:
- the LOC107895416 gene encoding protein trichome birefringence-like 19 yields MKLHAMEASGRNHFQPKIVLIIIFVTLVVLTVIPVLYPLIGYPLYVSKASSSRPLPTTAYESQQSESLPSIKITEGEDCDIFLGEWVPNHPAPYYTNTTCWAIHEHQNCMKYGRPDTEFMKWKWKPDGCELPVLNPAQFLEIVRGKSLAFVGDSLGRNQMQSLICLLSRIEYPIDVSYTSDERFKRWKYTSYNFTLAYFSSTYLVKSKERDDNGPTHTGLFNLYLDEFDEQWTTQIEGFDYVIINGGHWFYRPSVFYENHQIVGCHYCLIDNVKDLTKFYGYRKAFRTAFRAINSLENFKGITFLRTFAPPHFENGLWNEGGNCVRTKPFRSKEIALDGDNLEFYMIQIEEFKRAQKEGRKKGKKYRLMDTTHASLLRPDGHPSRYGHWPNENVTLYNDCVHWCLPGPIDNWNDFLLQMLKMEGIRSHQERLISGGKRMRFK; encoded by the exons ATGAAGCTACATGCAATGGAGGCTTCTGGTAGAAACCATTTTCAGCCAAAAATTGTCCTTATTATAATCTTTGTCACCTTAGTTGTTCTCACAGTAATCCCTGTGCTTTACCCTTTGATAGGGTATCCTTTATACGTCTCAAAAGCCTCATCTTCCAGGCCCTTGCCCACCACCGCATACGAGTCTCAACAATCCGAATCCCTGCCTTCGATAAAGATAACCGAAGGAGAGGACTGCGACATATTCTTGGGGGAATGGGTGCCGAACCACCCCGCGCCGTACTACACCAACACGACGTGCTGGGCCATACACGAGCACCAGAACTGCATGAAATATGGAAGGCCTGACACTGAGTTcatgaaatggaaatggaaacctGATGGATGCGAGCTACCTGTGCTGAACCCAGCTCAGTTCCTGGAGATTGTTAGGGGCAAATCTTTGGCCTTTGTTGGTGACTCACTTGGTAGAAACCAAATGCAGTCCTTGATATGCCTCCTTTCAAGA ATCGAATATCCCATAGATGTTTCGTATACATCAGACGAGAGATTTAAACGATGGAAATACACATCTTATAATTTCACCCTTGCTTACTTTTCGTCAACATATTTGGTGAAATCAAAAGAAAGAGATGATAATGGTCCGACGCACACCGGCCTTTTCAATCTCTATCTCGATGAGTTTGATGAACAATGGACAACCCAAATCGAAGGATTCGACTACGTAATCATCAACGGCGGCCATTGGTTTTATCGTCCGTCGGTTTTCTATGAAAATCATCAAATTGTTGGGTGTCATTATTGCCTAATTGATAACGTTAAGGACTTGACAAAGTTCTACGGGTACCGAAAAGCATTCAGGACTGCTTTTAGAGCTATTAACAGCTTGGAAAACTTCAAAGGCATAACGTTTTTAAGAACTTTTGCACCACCGCACTTTGAGAATGGATTGTGGAACGAGGGCGGAAACTGCGTAAGAACGAAACCGTTCCGAAGCAAAGAGATAGCATTGGATGGTGACAATTTGGAGTTTTACATGATTCAAATAGAGGAATTCAAACGTGCTCAAAAAGAAGGGAGAAAGAAGGGAAAGAAATATCGGTTAATGGATACGACTCATGCGTCACTTTTGAGACCGGATGGTCATCCGAGCAGATATGGGCATTGGCCTAATGAAAACGTGACATTGTACAACGATTGTGTGCATTGGTGCTTGCCTGGTCCGATTGATAATTGGAATGATTTCTTGCTTCAAATGTTGAAGATGGAAGGAATAAGATCACATCAAGAGAGGCTTATTTCAGGTGGAAAAAGAATGAGATTTAAGTAA
- the LOC107895406 gene encoding protein trichome birefringence-like 19 produces the protein MMMKTHFSSIFSIKFPPYFFPSGFPHTMNFQLIQFFTMEKTLDKTVSIKAFLLTLSLIFISSIPLSLLKTSRSRFSLPLPFPFPSSSEKKCDVFTGKWVPYPQGPYYSNETCRLIVDQQNCIKFGRPDTEFMKWRWKPHDCELPLFDAAQFLEIVRGKSMAFVGDSVGRNQMESLVCLLAHEAYPLDISRNSSADVNYFKRWFYADYNFTLAAFWSPFLVKSGGAHINGHSINGLISLYLDEPDEAWTNEIEKFDYVIVSVGQWFFRPLLFYEAGRLLGCHICNQNNITSFSKYYAYKMAFRTAFRTLLTLKNYTGVTFLRTFLASHFENGDWDKGGNCPRTKPFTSNEMKLQEFNKEFYWVQVEELREAEEKGKKIGLTFELMNTTEIMWMRPDGHPNGYGHSMIKNASVYDCVHWCLPGPIDTLNEFLLYLMKKEVLLQLKAKLMRNA, from the exons ATGATGATGAAAACCCACTTTTCATCCATATTCTCAATCAAGTTTCCTCCCTACTTTTTTCCTTCAGGCTTCCCCCACACTATGAACTTCCAGCTCATTCAATTCTTCACAATGGAAAAAACTCTCGACAAAACAGTTTCCATTAAAGCTTTCCTTCTAACCCTTTCACTCATCTTCATCAGTTCAATCCCTCTAAGCCTTTTGAAAACTTCCCGTTCACGATTCTCATTGCCATTGCCATTCCCATTTCCCAGTAGCTCAGAGAAAAAATGTGATGTTTTTACTGGGAAATGGGTGCCTTATCCGCAAGGTCCTTATTACAGTAACGAAACGTGTCGGCTGATCGTCGACCAACAAAACTGCATCAAGTTTGGGAGACCAGACACAGAGTTCATGAAATGGAGGTGGAAACCACATGATTGTGAGCTGCCCCTGTTTGATGCTGCTCAGTTCTTGGAGATTGTCAGAGGGAAATCAATGGCTTTTGTTGGTGATTCTGTTGGAAGGAACCAAATGGAATCACTAGTGTGCCTCTTAGCTCAT GAAGCATATCCATTGGATATATCTCGCAACTCTTCAGCAGATGTAAACTATTTCAAGCGTTGGTTCTATGCTGATTACAATTTCACCTTAGCTGCATTTTGGTCACCGTTTTTGGTTAAATCCGGAGGTGCACACATTAATGGACATTCCATCAATGGCCTCATCAGTCTTTACCTCGATGAACCCGATGAAGCATGGACGAACGAGATCGAGAAATTCGACTACGTTATCGTATCGGTCGGACAATGGTTCTTCCGACCGCTGCTGTTCTACGAGGCTGGTCGGCTTCTTGGATGTCATATATGTAATCAAAACAACATTACAAGTTTTTCCAAGTACTATGCATACAAAATGGCATTCAGAACAGCTTTCAGAACTCTTTTGACCCTTAAAAACTACACCGGGGTGACGTTTTTACGGACGTTTTTGGCGTCGCATTTCGAGAACGGAGATTGGGATAAGGGAGGGAACTGTCCTAGAACAAAGCCATTTACAAGCAATGAAATGAAGTTACAAGAGTTCAATAAGGAGTTTTACTGGGTTCAAGTTGAGGAATTGAGAGAAGCAGaggaaaaagggaagaaaattgGGTTAACATTTGAGTTGATGAACACAACTGAAATCATGTGGATGAGACCAGATGGACATCCAAATGGTTATGGACATTCCATGATTAAGAATGCCAGTGTGTATGATTGTGTTCATTGGTGTTTGCCTGGCCCCATTGATACATTGAATGAGTTTTTGCTTTATTTGATGAAGAAAGAGGTCCTCCTACAGTTGAAAGCAAAGTTGATGAGAAATGCCTGA
- the LOC107895392 gene encoding structural maintenance of chromosomes protein 3 isoform X1: MAGLLAWAADVVGGHGGNSNQDDDFNNIPLIFSPEQQQYVQELDRKASSLTRLIQDLRLRLPPPDISQRLPHLHAHSLASNAALALQLNAHSSTREQAQLREETLQQENTAYENAISDCDGKIHEKVQEADMLRSKLKEMDEIEKNLRAELEDAETNFHASHSRKSADSVVESTMSAEDESNAEASKKSAILDKLEKKKNELVHYISLLISMEETVKDLENKWESIQNKASKQLSPAQREKALDKQLHSLIEQLAAKQAQAEGLIGEIHLKEKELERLSGLWTKLESSNAEATAARNRFGRGSSDRGSSSDFSVDYNPKLPYYTGGRSENQQRLMLLRSAFVLYILALHILVFIRISF; this comes from the exons ATGGCGGGATTGTTAGCATGGGCGGCGGACGTAGTCGGAGGCCACGGCGGCAACAGCAACCAAGACGATGACTTCAACAATATCCCATTAATTTTCTCCCCAGAGCAGCAACAATACGTGCAAGAATTGGATCGAAAGGCTTCCTCTCTCACCCGTCTGATCCAAGATCTACGTCTCAGGTTGCCTCCTCCTGACATCTCCCAACGCCTCCCTCATCTTCACGCCCACTCCCTCGCTTCCAATGCCGCCCTTGCTCTCCAACTCAACGCTCACTCTTCTACCCGTGAGCAg GCCCAATTGCGAGAGGAGACGTTGCAACAGGAAAACACTGCATATGAAAATGCTATATCAGATTGTGATGGTAAAATACACGAGAAGGTGCAGGAAGCAGATATGCTTCGTTCCAAGTTAAAG GAGATGGATGAAATCGAGAAGAATCTGAGAGCTGAACTAGAAGATGCTGAGACTAACTTTCATGCCAGCCATTCTAGAAAATCGGCTGACTCTGTGGTTGAATCCACAATGAGTGCAGAAGATGAATCCAATGCCGAAGCTTCAAAAAAATCTGCGATACTAGACAAGTTAGAGAAGAAGAAAAACGAATTGGTCCATTATATCTCTCTTCTG ATCTCAATGGAAGAGACAGTTAAAGATTTAGAGAATAAATGGGAAAGTATTCAGAATAAAGCATCGAAGCAGCTTTCTCCAG CTCAAAGAGAGAAGGCATTAGATAAACAACTTCACAGCCTAATCGAGCAACTAGCTGCAAAGCAg GCACAAGCTGAGGGTCTTATCGGTGAAATACATTTGAAAGAGAAAGAACTAGAGAGGTTGAGCGGTTTGTGGACAAAGCTAGAAAGTAGTAATGCTGAGGCAACTGCTGCCCGGAATCGATTCGGAAGAGGTTCTTCCGATAGGGGGTCCTCTTCGGATTTTTCTGTTGATTATAATCCCAAGCTTCCTTATTACACTGGTGGCCGGAGTGAGAATCAACAAAGGCTCATGCTACTGAGATCGGCTTTCGTGCTCTACATTTTAGCTTTACACATCTTGGTCTTCATCAGGATTTCATTTTAA
- the LOC107895392 gene encoding spindle pole body component 110 isoform X2, whose product MAGLLAWAADVVGGHGGNSNQDDDFNNIPLIFSPEQQQYVQELDRKASSLTRLIQDLRLRLPPPDISQRLPHLHAHSLASNAALALQLNAHSSTREQAQLREETLQQENTAYENAISDCDGKIHEKVQEADMLRSKLKEMDEIEKNLRAELEDAETNFHASHSRKSADSVVESTMSAEDESNAEASKKSAILDKLEKKKNELISMEETVKDLENKWESIQNKASKQLSPAQREKALDKQLHSLIEQLAAKQAQAEGLIGEIHLKEKELERLSGLWTKLESSNAEATAARNRFGRGSSDRGSSSDFSVDYNPKLPYYTGGRSENQQRLMLLRSAFVLYILALHILVFIRISF is encoded by the exons ATGGCGGGATTGTTAGCATGGGCGGCGGACGTAGTCGGAGGCCACGGCGGCAACAGCAACCAAGACGATGACTTCAACAATATCCCATTAATTTTCTCCCCAGAGCAGCAACAATACGTGCAAGAATTGGATCGAAAGGCTTCCTCTCTCACCCGTCTGATCCAAGATCTACGTCTCAGGTTGCCTCCTCCTGACATCTCCCAACGCCTCCCTCATCTTCACGCCCACTCCCTCGCTTCCAATGCCGCCCTTGCTCTCCAACTCAACGCTCACTCTTCTACCCGTGAGCAg GCCCAATTGCGAGAGGAGACGTTGCAACAGGAAAACACTGCATATGAAAATGCTATATCAGATTGTGATGGTAAAATACACGAGAAGGTGCAGGAAGCAGATATGCTTCGTTCCAAGTTAAAG GAGATGGATGAAATCGAGAAGAATCTGAGAGCTGAACTAGAAGATGCTGAGACTAACTTTCATGCCAGCCATTCTAGAAAATCGGCTGACTCTGTGGTTGAATCCACAATGAGTGCAGAAGATGAATCCAATGCCGAAGCTTCAAAAAAATCTGCGATACTAGACAAGTTAGAGAAGAAGAAAAACGAATTG ATCTCAATGGAAGAGACAGTTAAAGATTTAGAGAATAAATGGGAAAGTATTCAGAATAAAGCATCGAAGCAGCTTTCTCCAG CTCAAAGAGAGAAGGCATTAGATAAACAACTTCACAGCCTAATCGAGCAACTAGCTGCAAAGCAg GCACAAGCTGAGGGTCTTATCGGTGAAATACATTTGAAAGAGAAAGAACTAGAGAGGTTGAGCGGTTTGTGGACAAAGCTAGAAAGTAGTAATGCTGAGGCAACTGCTGCCCGGAATCGATTCGGAAGAGGTTCTTCCGATAGGGGGTCCTCTTCGGATTTTTCTGTTGATTATAATCCCAAGCTTCCTTATTACACTGGTGGCCGGAGTGAGAATCAACAAAGGCTCATGCTACTGAGATCGGCTTTCGTGCTCTACATTTTAGCTTTACACATCTTGGTCTTCATCAGGATTTCATTTTAA
- the LOC107895373 gene encoding proline-rich receptor-like protein kinase PERK8 has protein sequence MTSVLPSVIPPTSNDIPPPPSSPTLSSNSSTTSPSPTSSQPNQTTDPPPSPSNSSTPPPESSSAVPTAPPPSPPLSPPSALTPPPVLPPPSTPASPPPSPPASPPPSLPTSPPPSAPDAPPPSDNSPPSPVLSPPTQSSASPPPQAAQPPPVAASPPPAVILSSPPPPDNVPTPPASKSPPSPLATPPPESSSSPPRLTPPPPSSKTAPAPATTSPSTPTLSSPPPSVPSTSSPPTISSPETPNTTGSPSSLPSIPTEKPTARPTNGTNGSENAASSGKSGLGTGGSVAIGIGVGFIVLSLLVMAVWFAKKRKRKSAGTKIGYAMPSPFASSQNSDSAFLRPQSPLKLVVGSGSSGGFYSPSDPGGVNSSRSWFTYEELIQATDGFSERNLLGEGGFGCVYKGILTDGREVAVKQLKIGGGQGEREFRAEVEIISRVHHRHLVSLVGYCISEHQRLLVYDYVPNNTLHYHLHGRGRPVMDWALRVKVAAGAARGIAYLHEDCHPRIIHRDIKSSNILLDRNFEAQVSDFGLAKLALDSNTHVTTRVMGTFGYMAPEYATSGKLTEKSDVYSFGVVLLELITGRKPVDDSQPLGDESLVEWARPLLAEAIEHQDFDMLVDPRLEKNYMGHEMFRMIEAAAACVRHSAAKRPRMSQVVRALDSLDESSDLTNGMKPGQSEVYDSAQQSAQIRMFQRLAFGSQDYSSSFFNHSQSSWRSRDDGSQGSWKSRDNGNPSGGWSREQRDRDYRNPSGGWSREQRDREYGNPSGRWGQEQRDRMS, from the exons ATGACTTCAGTTTTACCTTCTGTAATTCCACCAACTTCTAATGATATCCCACCGCCACCGTCGTCTCCTACCTTGTCCTCTAATTCCTCAACCACTTCGCCTTCCCCTACTTCATCTCAGCCTAATCAAACTACTGATCCCCCACCATCACCCTCAAATTCCTCAACTCCACCCCCTGAATCCTCTTCAGCTGTCCCTACAGCTCCTCCTCCATCACCACCTCTGTCTCCACCATCGGCATTGACCCCACCACCAGTTTTGCCTCCACCATCGACCCCAGCTTCACCTCCTCCGTCCCCTCCAGCTTCCCCACCTCCATCACTGCCGACATCTCCGCCACCTTCAGCTCCTGATGCTCCTCCGCCCTCCGATAATTCACCACCCTCTCCGGTTTTATCTCCACCAACACAATCCAGTGCTTCTCCTCCTCCACAAGCTGCACAGCCACCTCCTGTTGCAGCTTCACCTCCACCTGCTGTCATTTTAAGTTCACCACCACCCCCTGATAATGTTCCAACACCGCCTGCCTCAAAGTCTCCACCTTCACCATTAGCAACACCACCACCGGAAAGCTCTTCCTCGCCTCCTAGGCTTACACCTCCACCACCCAGTTCTAAGACTGCTCCCGCTCCTGCCACAACTTCTCCCTCAACACCCACATTATCATCCCCTCCTCCTTCAGTTCCATCTACCTCCTCACCACCTACAATTTCATCTCCGGAAACCCCAAATACTACTGGAAGTCCTAGTTCATTGCCCTCAATTCCAACCGAGAAACCAACTGCAAGGCCAACTAATGGTACCAATGGATCTGAAAATGCGGCATCCTCTGGTAAGAGTGGTTTAGGCACAGGAGGGTCTGTGGCAATCGGCATTGGTGTTGGGTTTATAGTGCTCAGTCTTCTTGTGATGGCTGTGTGGTTTGCAAAAAAACGAAAAAGGAAGAGTGCTGGAACGAAAATTGGGTATGCCATGCCTTCTCCATTTGCCTCTTCTCAAAATTCAG ATTCAGCCTTTTTGAGGCCCCAGTCTCCACTTAAACTGGTGGTAGGAAGTGGTTCTAGTGGTGGTTTTTATTCACCGTCAGACCCTGGTGGGGTCAATAGTTCCAGGTCATGGTTTACATATGAAGAGCTAATCCAGGCAACAGATGGATTTTCGGAACGTAATCTTTTGGGTGAAGGTGGATTTGGTTGTGTATACAAAGGTATCCTTACAGATGGTAGAGAAGTGGCTGTAAAGCAGCTAAAAATTGGTGGTGGGCAGGGAGAGCGGGAGTTCAGAGCAGAAGTTGAGATCATTAGCCGAGTACATCATCGCCATTTGGTTTCACTCGTGGGGTACTGTATATCTGAGCATCAAAGATTGCTTGTCTATGATTATGTCCCGAACAATACCCTTCATTACCATCTCCATG GTAGAGGCAGGCCGGTTATGGATTGGGCTCTTCGAGTCAAGGTTGCTGCCGGAGCTGCTCGCGGGATAGCTTACCTCCATGAAGACT GTCATCCTCGCATCATTCATAGGGACATCAAGTCATCAAATATTCTTCTTGACAGGAATTTTGAGGCTCAG GTTTCGGATTTTGGGCTTGCAAAATTAGCATTGGATTCAAATACCCATGTAACCACACGTGTGATGGGAACCTTTGG ATATATGGCTCCAGAGTATGCAACAAGTGGCAAGTTAACTGAAAAATCCGATGTTTATTCCTTTGGTGTTGTTCTCTTGGAGTTAATTACCGGGCGCAAACCTGTTGATGATTCTCAGCCGTTAGGTGACGAGAGCCTGGTTGAATGG GCTCGACCTTTGCTTGCTGAAGCAATTGAACATCaagactttgatatgttggtgGATCCGAGGCTGGAAAAGAACTACATGGGTCATGAAATGTTTCGAATGATTGAGGCAGCTGCTGCTTGTGTGCGACATTCAGCTGCTAAAAGGCCTAGAATGAGTCAG GTGGTGAGAGCTCTAGACTCACTGGACGAGTCATCGGATCTCACAAACGGAATGAAACCTGGCCAAAGTGAAGTCTACGATTCAGCACAACAATCTGCACAAATCAGAATGTTCCAAAGGCTAGCATTTGGCAGTCAAGACTACAGTTCGAGTTTCTTTAATCACTCTCAAAGCAGTTGGAGGAGTCGAGACGATGGTAGTCAAGGTAGCTGGAAGAGTCGAGATAATGGGAATCCAAGTGGCGGCTGGAGTCGAGAACAAAGGGATAGAGATTACAGGAATCCGAGCGGTGGCTGGAGTCGAGAACAAAGGGATAGAGAGTATGGGAATCCGAGCGGTCGCTGGGGCCAAGAGCAAAGGGATCGGATGTCTTGA
- the LOC107895357 gene encoding glutamine synthetase nodule isozyme produces MSLLTDHVNLNLSDCTDKIIAEYIWVGGSGIDLRSKARTLSGPVSDPSKLPKWNYDGSSTGQASGEDSEVILYPQAIFKDPFRRGNNILVMCDAYTPAGDPIPTNKRRAAAKIFSHPDVVAEEPWYGIEQEYTLLQKDVKWPIGWPVGGFPGPQGPYYCGVGVDKAFGRDIVGSHYKACLYAGISISGINEEVMPGQWEFQVGPTVGISAGDELWVARYVLERITEIAGVVLSFDPKPIQGDWNGAGAHTNYSTKSMRCDGGYEFIKKAIEKLGARHTQHITAYGEGNERRLTGRHETADINTFIWGVANRGASIRVGRDTEKAGKGYFEDRRPASNMDPYVITSMIAETTILWKP; encoded by the exons ATGTCACTTCTTACAGATCACGTTAACCTTAATCTCTCAGACTGCACTGACAAAatcattgccgaatacatatg GGTGGGTGGATCAGGCATCGATCTCAGAAGCAAAGCAAGG aCACTTTCTGGGCCTGTTAGCGATCCTTCAAAGCTTCCAAAGTGGAATTATGACGGTTCCAGCACTGGTCAAGCCTCTGGCGAAGACAGTGAAGTCATCTTATA TCCTCAAGCTATATTCAAAGATCCATTCAGGAGGGGCAACAATATTCTT GTTATGTGCGATGCTTATACTCCAGCTGGTGATCCAATTCCCACAAACAAGAGACGCGCTGCTGCTAAGATTTTTAGCCATCCTGATGTTGTCGCCGAAGAACCCTG GTATGGAATAGAGCAGGAGTACAccttgttgcagaaagatgttaaatggCCAATTGGATGGCCTGTGGGTGGCTTTCCTGGACCTCAG GGACCTTACTATTGTGGTGTTGGCGTCGACAAAGCCTTTGGCCGTGACATTGTGGGTTCTCATTACAAAGCTTGTTTATATGCTGGAATCAGTATCAGTGGCATCAATGAAGAAGTCATGCCAGGACAG TGGGAATTTCAAGTTGGCCCAACAGTTGGCATCTCTGCCGGAGATGAGTTATGGGTTGCGCGTTACGTTTTGGAG AGGATCACTGAGATTGCTGGAGTGGTGCTCTCATTTGATCCCAAGCCTATTCAG GGAGACTGGAATGGTGCCGGTGCTCACACCAATTACAG TACAAAGTCCATGAGATGTGATGGAGGCTATGAGTTTATCAAGAAAGCAATTGAAAAGCTTGGGGCGAGACACACTCAACACATTACTGCCTATGGAGAAGGCAATGAGCGTCGCCTCACTGGTCGACACGAGACTGCCGACATCAACACTTTCATATGG GGTGTTGCAAACCGTGGCGCATCGATTCGTGTTGGTCGAGACACAGAGAAAGCTGGAAAAGGTTATTTCGAAGACCGGAGGCCAGCTTCAAACATGGATCCATACGTTATCACTTCCATGATTGCAGAAACCACCATCCTGTGGAAACCCTGA